Genomic segment of Acidimicrobiia bacterium:
GCGGCGCGGAACCTGCGCGCTGCCGGTCGGGTCAGCGGCGCATGGCGATGATCGTGCTCAGCGTCGGGGCCATCCGCGCCTCGGACGCCAGCAGATCCGGATGCTGGAGCCAGTGGAGCCGGGCTTGATCGAGGACCTGGCGGCTGCCCTGGACCCCGTCGACCTCGCCCGCCGCACGGGGTGGCCAGCGGTCCCACGGTGTCCAGTCGTCGATCACCAGTGACCCGCCGCCGCGCAGCGCCTCGCGGGGAGCGACCGGCGTGTCGCCGGCGGTCTTGCCGCTTCCGCCTCCGTCGAGGACCAGCAGGTCGAAGGGACCGTGTTCGAGCAACGCCGGCCAGTCGCCGGTGAGGACCTGGACCTGTCGGTACGGCGCGAACAGCTCTCGGGCGGCCTCGGCGCGGGCTCGGTCGCGTTCGATGCTCACGAGCCGCGTGGTCGGGTCGGCGGCGCTCAGCATCCAAGCCAAGCCGACCCCACAGCCGGTTCCGGTCTCGCCGATGAGACCGCCGGGTCGGCCCTGGGCCAGCAACGCCAGGAGGCGACCCTGCGCGGGGTGACACGAATACGGAAAGCGCATCGAACGGGCGAGCTCCACGGCGCGCTCGACCAGAGCGGGCAGGCCGCGCTCGCCGTCATACGAAGCGGTACCCGTCAGGCACACGCCGACCCGCCCGGCTGCGCCCAGATTCGCCGCATCAGACCTCCGGCGCTTCGGGTTGAGGATTCGTGCGGCCGGCAAGTCTCGATCGAGCGACGGCAGCGCGCCTCGGATCCATCGCCCCTCAGTCTCTCCGGGCGCAGCGCGGTGCCAACCACCATTTCTCGGAGCCGCGCCGATCGCTCGGCTGAGGGCGTCGTGCGAACGGACGCGCCGTGGCCCAGCGGTCGGGGGGAGACCGCCGGGCCACGGGGAACTGCTCGAGGGCGGCGGCCCACGCCGCGCCACGTCGAGCGCACGTCGGGGGCCCCTCAGGCGTCCCGCCGGACGAGGGCGACGCCGGCGACG
This window contains:
- a CDS encoding class I SAM-dependent methyltransferase; protein product: MELARSMRFPYSCHPAQGRLLALLAQGRPGGLIGETGTGCGVGLAWMLSAADPTTRLVSIERDRARAEAARELFAPYRQVQVLTGDWPALLEHGPFDLLVLDGGGSGKTAGDTPVAPREALRGGGSLVIDDWTPWDRWPPRAAGEVDGVQGSRQVLDQARLHWLQHPDLLASEARMAPTLSTIIAMRR